A single window of Patescibacteria group bacterium DNA harbors:
- a CDS encoding PIF1 family DEAD/DEAH box helicase, whose product MMKQKDAIDILKQGNNVFLTGPAGSGKTFLLNKYIEYLKKNKIKVSVTASTGIAASHINGRTIHSWCGIGINEKLTDSQLKGLKEKDNLSSRIIPAKVLIIDEISMLNANRLDLIDQVCKVFKQDLRPFGGMQVVLCGDFFQLPPVSRGKEDDRFVTESKIWKNMDLKICYLEEQHRQEDKKFLSVLSDIRNNTANLKTHELLQGRLNKEIKSKIKPTILHTHNINVDTHNNIELDKLEEDGYIYEMHSEGVPYLVESLKNGYCLAPEALKLKLGAVVMFVKNNFVKKFVNGTLGRVVGFDDDNHYPIIETFSGDLITAFQEKWIIEEGGETVASVSQVPLRLAWAITIHKSQGMSLDCAEIDLSKTFEYGMGYVALSRVRSLDGIKLVGINDQALKVNDKAIDFNKKLIKNSKKDLKEYSELGKIAVKKMQQSFLQNNKESNSVGGLFTARY is encoded by the coding sequence ATGATGAAACAAAAGGATGCTATCGACATTTTAAAACAGGGGAACAATGTTTTTCTTACTGGTCCAGCTGGGTCTGGTAAGACTTTTTTGTTAAATAAATACATTGAATATTTAAAGAAGAACAAAATTAAAGTTTCAGTAACAGCCTCAACTGGCATTGCGGCCTCACACATCAATGGTCGGACAATTCATTCATGGTGTGGAATTGGGATAAATGAAAAACTTACAGATTCACAGCTAAAAGGTTTAAAAGAAAAAGATAATCTGTCTTCTAGAATTATTCCCGCTAAGGTTTTGATTATTGATGAGATATCAATGCTGAATGCTAATAGACTCGACTTGATTGACCAAGTTTGCAAAGTATTTAAACAAGATTTGAGACCATTTGGTGGCATGCAAGTTGTTTTATGTGGAGATTTTTTTCAACTTCCCCCGGTGTCTAGAGGCAAGGAAGACGATAGATTTGTCACGGAATCAAAAATTTGGAAAAATATGGATTTGAAAATATGTTATCTCGAAGAACAGCATAGACAGGAAGATAAAAAGTTTTTAAGTGTGCTTAGCGATATTAGAAACAATACCGCTAACCTAAAAACTCACGAGTTATTACAGGGAAGATTGAACAAAGAAATTAAATCAAAAATTAAACCAACAATACTTCACACCCACAATATAAATGTTGATACACACAATAATATTGAGTTGGATAAACTAGAGGAGGACGGATATATTTACGAGATGCATTCAGAAGGCGTTCCATATTTGGTCGAGAGTTTAAAAAATGGATACTGCCTTGCTCCTGAAGCTTTAAAATTGAAACTTGGAGCAGTGGTGATGTTTGTTAAAAATAATTTTGTCAAAAAATTTGTAAATGGTACTCTGGGTCGTGTTGTCGGCTTTGATGATGATAATCACTACCCCATTATTGAAACTTTTTCTGGCGATCTTATTACCGCTTTTCAGGAGAAATGGATAATTGAAGAAGGGGGAGAGACTGTTGCCTCTGTTAGCCAAGTTCCCCTGCGTTTGGCCTGGGCTATAACTATTCACAAGAGTCAAGGAATGAGTTTGGATTGTGCCGAAATTGACCTAAGTAAAACCTTTGAATACGGAATGGGCTACGTTGCTCTTTCTCGTGTTCGTTCACTTGATGGAATAAAACTAGTTGGCATCAACGACCAAGCCTTAAAAGTTAATGACAAGGCCATTGATTTTAATAAAAAATTGATTAAAAATTCCAAAAAAGATTTGAAAGAATACAGCGAGCTTGGTAAGATTGCTGTAAAGAAAATGCAACAATCATTTTTACAAAACAATAAAGAAAGTAATTCAGTTGGGGGATTGTTTACAGCACGTTATTAG
- a CDS encoding DUF2779 domain-containing protein, which yields MFITKTDYLEYTFCKKNLWLKKHKPSLFEGVELSAFEKKIIEEGNMADAEARNLFPEGVLVDSQGNDAVLDTKQYLEKKESVIFQATFSEESFFIRADILVYDKKNDGYELYEVKASNEIKRKEPHHYIHDLAFQKSVIEKSGINIIKAGVIYLNREYKKNGEVNYRELFIIEDLSDEVADSLEGVQNQMSDMKEYLSMEEEKGCECLYRGRNNHCTTFQYSNPEVPEYSVHDIARIGNSKKLLFDWIDRRIFSLDDIDNPEALTGAKKMQYDAYILGRPIIDPVAIKQELDALEFPLYFFDYEGFVSAVPMFDGFGAYEQVPFQYSLHIMQADGSIEHREFLITEPVGDITKPLVERIVEDIKTKGTVVSWYKTYEKQRNQKLAELHPEHAEFFEVINEKMFDLMTIFSNNYYVHPAFMGSSSIKKVLPVIVPEFTYKNLNISKGDQASERWERMISPDTSEEEKEMIKRDLLEYCKLDTWAMVRIYEKLKNISHG from the coding sequence ATGTTCATAACAAAAACAGATTATCTTGAATATACATTTTGTAAAAAGAATCTTTGGTTGAAGAAACATAAACCGAGTCTTTTTGAGGGGGTGGAATTGTCTGCTTTTGAGAAGAAGATTATTGAGGAGGGGAATATGGCGGATGCTGAGGCTAGGAATCTTTTCCCGGAAGGGGTATTGGTTGATTCTCAGGGTAATGATGCTGTTTTGGATACTAAGCAATATTTAGAAAAAAAAGAGAGTGTTATCTTTCAGGCTACTTTTTCGGAAGAGTCTTTTTTTATTCGAGCTGATATTCTTGTCTACGATAAGAAAAATGATGGTTATGAACTTTATGAGGTGAAGGCATCCAATGAGATAAAAAGAAAAGAGCCTCATCACTATATTCATGATCTTGCTTTTCAGAAAAGTGTTATAGAAAAAAGTGGAATAAATATTATTAAAGCAGGAGTTATTTATCTCAATAGAGAGTATAAAAAGAATGGCGAGGTAAATTATAGGGAACTTTTTATTATTGAAGATCTGAGCGATGAGGTGGCTGATTCTTTGGAGGGAGTTCAAAATCAAATGAGTGATATGAAAGAATATTTATCCATGGAGGAAGAAAAAGGTTGTGAGTGTTTGTATCGAGGGAGGAATAATCATTGTACGACTTTTCAATATTCAAACCCAGAAGTGCCCGAATACTCTGTCCATGATATCGCTCGTATTGGTAATAGTAAAAAACTTTTATTTGATTGGATAGATAGGCGGATTTTTTCTCTCGATGATATTGATAATCCAGAAGCATTAACTGGTGCCAAAAAAATGCAGTACGATGCCTATATCCTAGGTCGTCCCATAATTGATCCTGTCGCCATTAAGCAAGAACTCGATGCTCTAGAATTTCCCCTGTACTTTTTTGATTATGAAGGCTTTGTCTCGGCCGTTCCGATGTTTGATGGATTTGGAGCATATGAACAAGTGCCTTTTCAGTATTCCTTGCACATTATGCAGGCGGATGGAAGTATTGAACACAGAGAATTTTTGATAACTGAACCAGTTGGTGATATTACTAAACCCTTGGTTGAAAGAATTGTTGAAGATATAAAAACAAAAGGGACGGTAGTTTCTTGGTATAAAACATACGAAAAACAGCGTAATCAAAAATTAGCCGAGTTACATCCTGAACATGCGGAATTCTTTGAAGTGATAAACGAAAAGATGTTTGATTTGATGACAATTTTTTCAAATAATTATTATGTTCATCCAGCCTTTATGGGGAGTTCTAGTATTAAAAAAGTTCTACCAGTCATTGTTCCAGAGTTTACATACAAGAATCTAAATATTTCAAAAGGCGACCAAGCCAGTGAACGATGGGAGAGAATGATTTCCCCTGATACTTCCGAGGAAGAAAAAGAAATGATAAAAAGAGATTTACTTGAATATTGTAAATTGGATACTTGGGCAATGGTGAGAATCTATGAAAAATTAAAAAATATTTCACATGGATGA
- a CDS encoding alpha/beta fold hydrolase, which produces MEVNKIKIPTEKGNISAVINKSSSKTDQLAILCPGFLDSKDYNHLEKLAVLLSENGYTTVRFDPIGTWESDGNISEYTNSQCLKDIENVFEYMNKENEYKKILLGGHSRGGQLSILYAARDSRITTVLGIMPSSGPIRDGQWRREWEDRGLLVAKRDLPANVEKYIEFQLPFAHVIDGDKYSALVDIKNVKVPIILIAGELDEMILPENVKKLYDNANDPKKFVNISEIGHNYRHNDKEIKIINNEILKLIIS; this is translated from the coding sequence ATGGAAGTAAATAAAATAAAAATTCCAACTGAGAAAGGAAATATTTCTGCGGTCATAAATAAGTCTAGCTCTAAAACAGATCAGCTAGCTATTTTGTGCCCCGGTTTTTTAGATTCAAAAGATTATAATCATTTAGAAAAATTAGCTGTGTTACTGAGTGAGAATGGATATACTACAGTCAGATTTGATCCAATAGGAACATGGGAAAGCGATGGAAACATATCCGAATATACCAATTCTCAGTGTTTAAAAGACATAGAAAATGTTTTTGAATATATGAATAAAGAGAATGAGTATAAGAAGATTTTGCTTGGTGGTCATAGTCGTGGTGGACAACTCTCTATTTTGTATGCGGCACGAGATTCAAGGATAACTACAGTTCTCGGTATTATGCCATCTTCTGGTCCAATAAGAGATGGACAGTGGCGCAGAGAATGGGAAGATAGAGGGCTTCTTGTTGCAAAGCGAGATTTGCCAGCTAATGTGGAAAAATATATAGAATTTCAACTTCCATTTGCCCATGTAATTGATGGAGATAAATACAGCGCTTTAGTAGACATAAAAAATGTTAAAGTACCAATTATTCTAATTGCAGGAGAATTGGATGAAATGATATTACCAGAGAATGTTAAAAAACTCTATGACAATGCCAATGATCCAAAAAAGTTTGTAAATATTTCTGAGATTGGTCATAATTATCGCCACAACGATAAAGAGATAAAAATTATAAATAATGAAATCCTTAAACTAATTATTTCATAA
- the tyrS gene encoding tyrosine--tRNA ligase, with translation MIKISLADELKERGYIYQYSTDKLEDILNEKEKRTIYLGVDPTAGSIHVGHLVVYMLTYHLLQAGHKVILLIGGATALIGDPSGKDMERQFLKEDDVARNALSLTKQIEGLLKIDNIEMVNNYDWFSKMNVMEFLREVGKHFTVNNMIKKESVARRVEGENGISFTEFSYTLLQGYDYFYLNQEKKCDLQIGGSDQWGNIVSGVELIRRKTGKESFGITVPLLVDKNTGRKFGKSEGNSVWLDPEKTSPYEFYQFWLNSNDENSIEYLKLFTIMSLEEIKDIENEMKNYPEQRMAQKSLAYEVTKFVHGEELAGSIKKIAEILFSGEGTNNLNEDEKELLLKEAPSFNVYEDMSLVDILVDSKLASSKREAREFIENGAVSVDNDKVTDTMFRLNPKLTTNTIAILKRGKKNKIILSF, from the coding sequence ATGATAAAAATCAGTTTAGCAGATGAATTAAAAGAACGAGGATATATATATCAATATTCAACAGATAAGTTGGAAGATATTTTGAACGAAAAAGAAAAAAGGACTATTTATCTTGGAGTTGATCCAACTGCTGGTTCTATTCATGTTGGACATCTAGTGGTTTATATGTTGACTTATCACTTGCTTCAGGCTGGGCACAAGGTTATCTTGCTTATCGGTGGTGCTACTGCTTTGATTGGAGATCCTTCCGGGAAAGACATGGAAAGACAATTTCTGAAGGAAGATGATGTGGCTAGAAATGCCCTAAGTTTAACAAAACAAATTGAAGGACTTTTGAAAATTGACAATATTGAAATGGTAAATAACTATGATTGGTTTTCTAAAATGAATGTTATGGAGTTTTTGAGGGAGGTTGGAAAGCATTTTACAGTTAACAATATGATTAAAAAAGAATCTGTTGCCAGAAGAGTGGAGGGAGAAAACGGAATATCTTTTACAGAATTTTCTTATACCTTGCTTCAGGGATATGATTATTTTTACCTAAACCAAGAAAAAAAGTGTGATTTGCAGATTGGTGGTTCTGACCAATGGGGAAATATTGTTTCCGGAGTTGAATTAATCAGAAGAAAAACAGGAAAAGAATCCTTTGGAATAACCGTGCCACTGCTAGTTGATAAAAATACAGGAAGAAAGTTTGGTAAGAGTGAGGGGAATTCTGTTTGGCTTGATCCAGAGAAAACCAGTCCATATGAATTTTATCAATTTTGGCTTAATTCAAATGATGAAAATTCCATTGAATATTTAAAGCTGTTTACAATAATGTCTTTGGAAGAAATTAAAGACATTGAAAATGAAATGAAAAATTATCCAGAGCAAAGAATGGCTCAAAAAAGTCTGGCTTATGAGGTGACAAAGTTTGTTCATGGAGAGGAATTGGCCGGGTCCATTAAAAAAATAGCTGAAATTTTGTTTAGCGGAGAGGGAACTAATAATTTGAATGAAGATGAAAAAGAGCTTTTACTAAAAGAAGCACCAAGTTTCAATGTCTATGAAGATATGAGTCTTGTGGATATTCTGGTTGATTCAAAACTTGCCTCAAGTAAGAGAGAGGCTAGAGAATTTATAGAAAATGGAGCTGTTAGTGTTGATAATGATAAAGTTACAGATACAATGTTTAGACTAAATCCCAAACTAACTACAAATACAATTGCGATTTTAAAGAGAGGGAAGAAAAATAAGATTATTTTAAGTTTTTAA
- a CDS encoding histidine phosphatase family protein — protein sequence MFKFIKIGPYSPTKNNLSKFESVKLLTQNKYNPPLDKDLIKDFQLDRESLAKIDFVLFSSLGRSTQSFEYLKNNYLNTEVKYRKTDLLKEIHFDISQDCTKESYEKEGSNEVRRIFIKQFINNNLLEKREQLIGRINLLNTELEELSKEYKNILCLSHTFFIKIYQIQNLNKYFLGNNPKLINKFIKQEKKIMEFFEISNSNKIL from the coding sequence ATGTTCAAATTTATAAAAATAGGACCATATAGTCCAACAAAAAATAATTTATCAAAATTCGAAAGCGTCAAATTATTGACTCAGAATAAATATAATCCACCTCTTGATAAAGACCTGATAAAAGATTTTCAGCTAGACAGGGAGAGCTTGGCTAAAATTGATTTTGTTCTCTTTTCAAGTCTGGGTAGATCAACGCAGAGTTTTGAATATTTAAAAAACAATTATTTAAACACAGAAGTTAAATACAGGAAAACTGACTTGTTAAAAGAAATACATTTTGACATATCACAAGACTGCACAAAGGAAAGCTATGAAAAAGAAGGAAGCAATGAAGTGAGAAGAATATTTATCAAACAATTTATAAATAATAATCTTCTTGAAAAAAGAGAACAACTAATAGGAAGAATAAATTTATTAAATACTGAACTTGAAGAACTCTCAAAAGAATATAAAAATATTTTGTGTCTCTCTCATACATTTTTTATAAAAATATATCAAATCCAAAATCTCAACAAATATTTTCTCGGGAATAATCCCAAGTTAATAAATAAATTCATAAAACAAGAAAAAAAGATAATGGAATTTTTCGAAATTTCTAATAGTAATAAAATTTTATAG
- the amrB gene encoding AmmeMemoRadiSam system protein B, protein MEKIGKIVIYFLLILFLIQIGILTARSSSDSVEQKIWLSKLFKNVERVLPNHYSYFSKKEFFDEAYQNAKLQIKKPAGFVSGGIIPHHLIVKDKIAAFFAGIEGTSYETVVLIGPNHFSVGESNIISSVANWKTPYGVLEPDLELIDFLRDSDILKIEEKPFVQEHSISGLVSFVKKSFPNAKFVPVILKVGTSEKESEVLASVLSKSIEKKNVLVISSVDFSHYQPVSVADFHDEKSRAVIESFDFERVYDLEIDSPSSIYVLLKYLDLQGFRHSENIFSTNSGRLVGLPDEPTTSHNLYYFSEGEKTDTPLVNFLFLGDLMLDRHVAERIDDKGIDYIFEKLAGDENRFFQGIDVVGANLEGVVSDDGEHYMPQNIFDFAFGPEKIFQIKKYNFNFFNLANNHFADQGRQGEEETRENLDKLDFSYVGCRDKEIGECSTKIIEIGGKKIGMAGFSMVYGLFDQEAAKATIEELRSKSDFVITNVHWGVEYQHNFNQTQRMVGHELIDAGSDVIIGHHPHVVQGMEMYKGKPIFYSLGNFVFDQYFSKDTQEGLAIGISYESDKLALFLYPLKSNMSQIDLMLGKEKNEFLQNFISWSSGINQIEEIQEGRIVLKLDNNTNQNSKQ, encoded by the coding sequence ATGGAAAAGATTGGTAAAATAGTTATATATTTTCTCCTTATTCTTTTTTTGATACAAATTGGAATTTTGACAGCTAGGAGTAGTAGTGATTCGGTCGAACAGAAAATATGGCTTTCAAAGTTATTCAAAAATGTAGAGCGAGTGCTTCCGAACCACTATTCGTATTTTTCAAAAAAAGAATTTTTTGATGAGGCCTACCAGAATGCAAAATTGCAAATAAAAAAGCCAGCAGGATTTGTTTCAGGTGGTATTATACCGCATCATCTCATAGTAAAAGATAAAATAGCAGCATTTTTTGCTGGAATAGAGGGCACTTCTTACGAGACCGTTGTTTTAATTGGCCCAAATCATTTCTCGGTAGGGGAGTCTAATATAATTTCCTCAGTTGCAAATTGGAAAACACCTTACGGTGTTCTAGAGCCAGATTTAGAATTGATTGATTTTTTGAGAGATAGTGACATCTTGAAAATAGAAGAAAAACCATTTGTTCAAGAACACTCCATTTCTGGGCTTGTATCTTTTGTAAAAAAAAGTTTTCCAAATGCAAAATTTGTTCCAGTTATTTTGAAAGTAGGGACTAGTGAAAAAGAGTCTGAAGTCTTGGCTAGCGTTTTATCTAAAAGTATTGAAAAAAAGAATGTTCTTGTTATCTCAAGTGTTGATTTCTCTCACTATCAGCCAGTCTCTGTAGCTGATTTTCATGACGAAAAAAGTAGGGCTGTTATAGAAAGTTTTGATTTTGAACGAGTCTATGACCTGGAGATTGATTCTCCTTCATCTATTTATGTTTTGCTTAAATATCTTGATTTGCAGGGCTTTCGACATTCGGAAAATATTTTTTCTACTAATTCTGGAAGATTAGTTGGTCTGCCTGACGAGCCCACGACTAGTCACAATTTATATTATTTTAGCGAAGGAGAAAAGACCGACACTCCTCTAGTAAATTTTCTTTTTTTAGGAGACTTGATGCTTGATCGTCATGTTGCCGAGAGGATTGATGATAAGGGAATTGATTATATATTTGAGAAACTGGCGGGGGATGAGAATAGATTTTTTCAGGGGATAGATGTTGTCGGAGCCAATCTTGAAGGAGTCGTAAGTGATGATGGTGAACATTATATGCCACAAAATATTTTTGATTTTGCATTTGGCCCAGAAAAAATATTTCAAATAAAAAAGTACAATTTCAATTTTTTCAATCTAGCTAATAATCATTTTGCTGATCAAGGAAGACAGGGGGAGGAAGAAACCAGAGAGAACCTAGACAAGCTAGATTTTTCTTATGTTGGTTGTCGAGATAAAGAAATTGGAGAGTGTAGCACGAAAATAATTGAAATCGGTGGAAAAAAAATAGGGATGGCTGGGTTCAGCATGGTATATGGTCTGTTTGACCAAGAGGCAGCTAAGGCAACTATTGAAGAGCTTAGGAGCAAATCGGATTTTGTGATTACCAATGTCCACTGGGGAGTAGAATATCAACACAATTTCAATCAGACACAAAGAATGGTTGGACATGAGCTGATTGATGCCGGATCAGATGTTATTATTGGCCACCATCCACACGTTGTTCAAGGGATGGAAATGTATAAAGGAAAACCGATTTTTTATTCTTTGGGTAATTTTGTTTTTGATCAATATTTTTCCAAGGATACACAAGAGGGTCTTGCAATTGGTATAAGCTATGAGAGCGACAAACTTGCATTATTTCTCTATCCTCTAAAATCAAATATGAGTCAGATTGATTTAATGCTCGGGAAAGAAAAGAATGAGTTTTTGCAAAATTTTATAAGCTGGTCTAGTGGAATAAATCAAATAGAAGAAATTCAAGAAGGACGAATTGTTCTGAAATTAGATAATAATACTAACCAAAACAGCAAGCAGTAG
- the gtfA gene encoding sucrose phosphorylase: protein MKDNIEYKENSGVQLITYADSLGNNLNDLKYVLDTHLKSVVKGVHILPFYPSSGDRGFAPLTHRKIDPAFGRVEDLSAISADYNLMADLIVNHVSKESKYFQDYLAKGDRSKYHNFFINARYFSRRWYKRPKSKLGRFFYFSIGQIVTIMRNLDFIFHEQGVNRLILKKIYRPRPGSPFVKFIRADGSKRYLWCTFSPEQIDLNIKSLAVRRKFRRDIRFLETLGVKYLRLDAVAYAGKQRSTNSFLIPRTYIFIKWLARHAHHHGMKVVPEVHFHYKTQISLAHLNGVDYVYDFALPFLMLNALFSGRGQYLKNWFKIRPQNSISNLDTHDGIGVVDVEDLLPPEEIQKTTDQVYRNGGNAATRASGSSSVNVDVYQINCTYYSALDKNDKAYLLARAIQLFLPGIPQIYYVGLFVGANDKKLLNKTKNGRDVNRHYYTLAEIEQEKEREVVKKLFKLCKLRNSNPVFRGKYKLDNTSENIIGITWRKNGKSLSLKADLETKSFEIRDELERTIFSV from the coding sequence ATGAAAGATAACATTGAATATAAAGAAAATTCGGGCGTACAGTTAATTACTTACGCAGACTCATTGGGTAATAATTTGAATGACTTGAAATACGTTCTAGATACTCATCTTAAAAGTGTGGTGAAAGGTGTTCATATTTTGCCTTTTTATCCATCCTCTGGGGATAGAGGTTTTGCGCCTTTGACGCATAGAAAGATTGATCCAGCTTTCGGACGAGTTGAGGATCTTTCTGCTATCAGTGCTGATTACAATCTCATGGCTGATTTGATTGTTAATCATGTTTCCAAAGAATCAAAATATTTTCAAGATTATTTGGCCAAAGGGGATAGGTCCAAGTATCATAATTTTTTTATCAATGCTAGATATTTTTCCCGGCGTTGGTACAAAAGACCGAAATCGAAATTAGGTCGGTTTTTCTATTTTAGCATTGGTCAGATTGTGACAATTATGCGAAACCTGGATTTCATTTTTCATGAGCAAGGTGTAAACCGTTTGATATTGAAAAAGATTTATCGTCCACGTCCTGGTTCTCCTTTTGTGAAATTCATCCGTGCTGATGGTAGTAAACGCTACCTTTGGTGCACTTTTTCTCCCGAACAGATTGATTTGAATATTAAAAGCTTGGCGGTCCGTCGTAAATTCCGTCGGGACATTCGGTTTTTGGAAACTCTGGGAGTGAAATATTTGCGTCTGGATGCAGTTGCTTATGCTGGCAAACAAAGGAGTACAAATAGTTTTTTGATACCGAGAACCTATATTTTTATTAAATGGTTGGCTCGACATGCTCATCATCATGGTATGAAGGTTGTGCCAGAAGTTCATTTTCACTACAAAACACAAATCTCACTAGCTCATTTGAATGGGGTGGATTATGTTTATGATTTTGCTCTACCTTTTTTAATGCTGAATGCACTATTTAGCGGACGGGGGCAGTATCTGAAAAATTGGTTTAAGATTAGACCGCAGAACAGTATCTCGAACCTAGATACACATGACGGTATTGGTGTAGTTGATGTGGAAGACTTATTACCGCCAGAAGAAATTCAAAAGACCACAGATCAAGTCTATCGAAACGGTGGTAACGCAGCCACGCGAGCATCTGGCAGTAGTTCTGTGAATGTTGATGTTTATCAGATTAATTGCACTTATTACAGCGCATTGGATAAAAATGATAAAGCCTATCTGCTAGCTCGTGCTATCCAGTTGTTTTTGCCGGGCATCCCACAAATTTATTATGTAGGACTTTTTGTCGGGGCTAATGACAAAAAGCTTTTAAATAAAACAAAAAATGGCCGAGATGTGAACCGCCACTATTATACTTTAGCTGAGATAGAACAGGAAAAAGAAAGAGAAGTGGTGAAGAAATTATTTAAGCTTTGTAAATTAAGGAATTCGAACCCAGTGTTTAGAGGAAAATATAAATTAGACAATACGTCTGAAAATATTATTGGCATCACTTGGAGAAAAAACGGGAAAAGCTTGAGTCTAAAAGCTGATTTGGAGACTAAAAGTTTTGAAATCAGAGATGAATTAGAAAGAACAATTTTCTCGGTCTAG